The Primulina huaijiensis isolate GDHJ02 chromosome 18, ASM1229523v2, whole genome shotgun sequence DNA window CACATTTGGAGTGCTCGTAACAGGGCACTTTTTGACGGTGAGAGGCCGAATGTGGAAGCTATCTTTCGGAAGATTTTGATTCATGTTCATCGAACGCTGGCTACTGCCTGATGTTCATATTTTGTATCCTAGTATTTGAATTTCATTCATGGGATGTATCTATTTTTTGATATAACAATTTTCTTCGATTATGATTTTTGAACACTGATTTTGTGATCCCTGGGTATGCCCAATGTATTTTGTATTCTCTTTATTTATCATCTATGATATGtgttcatataaaaaaaagattggAACAAATCTTGCTGTTAAATTTATACAAGATTGGAACATGTCTATTAGTTGGTTTAGtcgattttatgttatattaacCAAAAACGAATCAATCTAAACCGCCATTGAAAGAGTGAAAGAGATTCGGCTGTGGGAAAATGGAACTAGTCTTACGATCCTTAAAGGAAGCAAGTCAAACAAGGATTGGCAGACAAAGATAGACGATTGAATTCACAGAGGAAGGAAAAGCACTACTCGAAAGGGAGTGAACGCACTACTAGTCGTAGGGCGGGGATCTCCGTTCCCCTTTCAAAAGAATCCAGCGCGGAAAGAGTCACTCCAGCAAAAAAAAATGCCCACAGCCTACCACAACCAATTGTTATCCCCCAATTAGACCACcatcttctttcaatttttaaaattatttttagtaggtctcttgttTGTAACGCCCGAAAAATTAGTCCACGTAAAtcacatgcatgaaaattatttgaattgcttatttattttatttaattgattttaaatgattaaataatatattttacatgcttaaatgtttaaattgcatgatttcatgaaattgaaggattttatccaaacattcgATACTAGGTTGGGGAAAAGAGATCGGGGACGaccaaaataaaacaaatttttttcaataaatattttcaaggcttattaatatgattaaatatgattaattttttctaaaaatggtagagttcaaattattttacgaaacGAGCTTGGTTTTATCTGGGAAGACGGTTTTGGGTAAACGCGGgacttttaaaagatcaaaagtattatttttgaaaactaatttttataaacttttattttgcaATTTAATAGGTGTTATTGGGTCTAATTTACTAGAATTAGCAGGCCTAATTGTTTCTAAACCCAAAGACCCAAAACCTAAGCCCATTAGCATGcaaattttaaatctataaaatagaAATCATAGGGTTTTTCTAAGCACATAGCAGCCGAAAATCCatacaccacacacacacaattttcgaaaatatggagaGCGAAAGTTTAAGGATTCTTCGCCTCCCGTTCGTCTTTTTTCGTAACTCACGCCAACGatcgaatattcgagcgttttaaacgcaaaagcacgcctaTAAATTCTTTTgatgcaccattcaaatcataatatccatgttttatgtatttcaccatgaaaaatatttgagttcaaATTGGTTAACGTTTtgacgattattttcaaagtagTAAAGCTTTTACGCTTGTTTGAAACACTTTATTATTTCTAAGGACATGCTGCCAATAGGGACGCTTAAGGGTCATAAAAAGAGTCGTTTAATGGAAGAACATAGGCTGGAAACGTGCAAGGATAAGGGAAGACAATCCTAGGGTTTCTTAGGGTTTCAAGGAAGTGTGATTGGCTCTAAGGGGACGGTTAAGGGGACAACCGTGCCAGGGCTTGGTCAGGGACCTGTGCTATCCATGACTCGacgctaggaagagtcctagcatggctggaCTCGGGGAAGCAGGAAGAAGGGAGCAGCCGCGGCCTTAGCAAGGGTTTAGGGCTAGGTTTGCTCAGGGGACTGTTAGGCAAGGGAGGAGAGGGCTCGGTGGCTAGGCTGGGATCAGAGAGGTTCAGGGTGGTCCTAGGGGTGGACCGATGGGCTGATGCAGGCCTGGGCATGGCTGGTTTGAAAGAGGCCGCGCTCACATGGTAGGGAGGAAGAAGGGAGACCGCGCGGCTTGGCTTAGGACTTGGGTTGGCTCGGTGCTGGTCAAGAGGGGTTCAGGTAGAGCCCAGGAGAGTCTGGTAAGGGTTAGGTCCAGGGTggttcggtggtggctcgaggtTTTAGGGAGGCGAATGGTTCTAGGGAATTTAGGGCTCGAATTTGGTGATGGCTGGGCTAGGGGCTAGGTGCGCTGGTCCAGGATGGTTCATGGTGGTCTAAGAGGGGCTGGACGTGGTCTGGTCCTAGGTGGCTCGAGGATGGTTCGAAGGTTTTGGGATAAAAACGTTAATTAGGGCCTAGGGTTTGAAATTGCTAAGAATAAAGGAGATGGCTCGAACCGTAGTTCACGGGGGTCGATTCATAGTTCATGAGGGTATTTTAGGtatgaaaatattaagtttaatgtttggaaataaaattttaggttttgaattaatttgggattaaaacgctTTACTGTTTAgtaaataatgaattaaatcaaaaagCTCGAGTTTtacttcaaataaaaatattagaagtcaaatttaaatttaaataattatttgggataatcTTGAGTcaaaaaaagtgagaaaaagtcaaaatcgagaattttagaGTCCAAAGGTAAAATGTTCATTTTACGTCCTGGGTAGTACGAATAGTCTGGCAGtgtcccgaagaatcataacgcatgttaaatgatattttaaaatgtttacgatgaaaatatgtgattttatgatttatgataaagttgtgcaatttttattgttaaaatgctatttttcaaatgtggaaatgacacgatattttatgattagaaagaaaacgaaaaaatattttgaaggatgtgaatttaTTGTGACATAAGGGatacgatttatgatttttgagaatatCGCGAGGGAGAAGGACTCAGagagagcccgtttacgggagaaggcacCAAAGGGAACCCaatgatcgtatttccatttacATCGATGACTAGTGCCCATTCCCATGTGCAATGTtgagttaagactgatcagtcgaccagatgATAcaactagtcactttcaaggatcaaacttcacccaagaCGATAAATGATGTAAAGCTTTATGATTTGAcgatttatgattaaattatgcttacaaatttatgctagcttattttgaataaaaatattatttttaatgcatgtgcttgtatatgtattatttgctactcatatttagaacgtgctgagtcattagactcactatgtttgaatgttgcaggtgaggatgaggttgagggaggcgctgaagCTTGAATGGATCGAAGCTGGCAGTACACTCGCGAGTGACATTTATTTTTCGCATTAGCTTGATAattgaagttttaaaataaagattttgataatgatttattagagattttcaagttttattttgaagttatttttgatcatgttaaaggtcgACGTAGTATTTTTggtaattaacgagttaatgatttttatacactggagattttaaatgttaaattaatatttggattatgaaaatattaagttattttttaattatgaatttcGAATTCTATGAtccattttaaaagaaaaaaaattattaggattTTTAAGTTAAAGAGTGGTGGACGTTTCACttttgagacgatctcacgaacttttattcgtgagacgaatcAACCATACTtatattacaataaaaagtaataatattccATGAGTGATCCAGATAAAATattcatatcacaaaattgatctatgAGACTgtcttatatataaaaaaattttaaatcgtgTGCGTTTTGGTAGCCAGTTTTGTTAAATCTTATCTATGTATAATATAGATACCTATTTGTCAGTTGATTAAATCGTACTTTGacataatacaaaaaaaattggagAAAACAAAAATGCGTTTGCCGGGAGTCGAACCCGGGTCTATTGCTTGGAAGGCAATTATCCTAACCGTTGGACTACAAACGCTTATGTTTGGgggtatttattttatttaataagttCATAAACAATTTACAAAGTTTAGTTTTTGATAATTTGCTTGGAAGCATTCTGATTCGACTACTGATGGAGATTAGCCTCGGCCGCCTCGGCGGCGGCGGAAGCCCGTGGATTAGGCGACAGCTGCAAGTCCTCCGTTCAATGATCCCTCCTACATCCTTCCATTCTCTCTTTATTGCTCCCCGTTCTTGTTCTCATGGCCGTTCTCTCTCAATGTCCCGGGCCGTCACGTGTCAGTCCTCTCCCACTTCTTCAGGTAATCCCTCTCTATGTATACTTATTTAAGTGTAAATAATACTTGATTTATACCTGTTCTTCTTTAGATTTTCAATTATTGAACTGGGCTTTCGGCCCTTTCGAGATTAATATGTTTTACATTGTGTTTAGGTTCTAAGGAGAACAGTCAAATCCCGATGAAGGGCTCTAAGGTTTTGTTAAAAGGGATGAAATATCCTGAACTTGAGGTATTTCACTCCATAACCGTTAGCTCGCATTTCTTCTTAATTGTTGTTTTTTACCTTCTCGTCTTTCAAGTTGGTTTCTTTGGAGCATTGCATGGCAGTGATCTTATGCTTTCAATGCGAGAGAGGAAATCTTTGGAGCATTGCATGGGAGTGATCTTATGGTTTTCAATGCGAGAGAGGCAACTACTTGACAAACTTGGTTGTAGGAATTAACTTTAAAAGCTCCATTTCGTGAGATCGAGGCACACTTTATTAGTAGATTGTATAGTATATTGAGAAAAATCTGAACTTTTAGAAGATCAAGTAtgaagttttaattttttattcaggGCCACTGGCTAAAGCTGCCTTTTTGCCCCCTTGTGAGATGAATGTTTGACTGTGTTCCAAGCAGGAGTGGAGTCGTAGGGTTTTTACCTCCCTAAAAATGGGAAAATTGTGTTTCTATGAGTTAGGAAGTTCTATTCCAAAAACTACCTTAACGATATCATCCGTCCTGGGGAGCAGCTGATAGTCCAGAGGCCCCTCGATACTTTCCCTTGGCAGCATAGACGTCTCTCCTTACCAGGGAACCAAcattatatgtaatttttctaCAACTTAAGTCTTATACGCTCAAACTATTGCTCATGGATCAAATTTCTGATTCGGACCTTGTTTGTAAGCAATCTTAGATGTTGTTAGACGCTGATGAACTTTTTCAGTGTAAGCTTATTCTATTTATCATATGACCTTCCTTTTGCCTCACTCAGTATTTATTTTGatctataattatataaatggcAAAGAGGAATACCAGTCTAACTATTATTAAGTTAATTTGCAGACATAGAACTATAATAACTCAACGTCATCTCTCAGTTTTTTTCAGAGATCAATTTTTATCACTGTTATTGCTGCTCATTTTCTGTTGCCTGATGTAACAGAAATGGGTTCAGTCTCATGGCTATAGACCTGCTCAGGCCATGATGCTATGGAAACGCCTTTATGGAAATAATCTTTGGGTTCACAACTATGAAGAATTAGAAGGTTGTTCTCTCTCTCTTTCTAGGCTAGATTACTTGTGACCCACGTTCCATGCCGGAATATTAGTTGTGACACCGCCTCTTGTAGTTTTGCTTCATAGTTTGAGCAGATGGGAACGGGGGACCATATTAGCAATCCTTGTGAAAGAACATTATCGGGGAAATGATTTCTAGGTGGcttgtatttttcttttttgaagagTTAACAATACTCAAAATTtggtgaaaaaataataatttcagtATTTTCCCCCTCAAGAGTCTTTCATCAGGTTTTCCTATATCTACTATCGTGCAGCTGTTTTCTCAAAACCGAACAAAGTTTAAGGATCCTTCCATCAAGAACGGCAGTACATATTTTTAATGGTGCCCCGTTCTTTTGCTACTTTTGACACTGAAATTTCACTTTCCGCTGCCAGGTTTGAATAAGGATTTGAAGAGGATGTTGAGCGAACATGCAGATTTCAAGACATTGCATTTGAAGGATATGCTCACAGCATCGGATGGAACCAAGAAGGTAAAGCAATCTTTTAAGCTGTTTCGATACCTTTGAATTTCTGTATAGCTTCTTGCTTGTAGGATTACGGTCCTATATGTCAAAACTTTTCGAGAACTGTCACATTTATTTGGAACACACAGGAGGTTACAGATTTTATTTACATTGGAAGATGGACTGGTGATAGAAACTGTTGTGATTCCTTGCCGCGGGGGCAGAAATACAGTGTGTGTTTCCAGTCAAGTGGGTTGCGCCATGAATTGCCAATTTTGCTACACTGGAAGGCAAGACCATCAAAACCAATCATTTTCAAttcatttttctatttttttcaattcatttttctatttttaattcACCCTTGTTTCTTTAAGTACTAGGAACCTCTGCTTTGGTCTCGTTTCAATATAAGCTCCTGCTTTTGGGGAAGTGGATAGCTTTCTTGTAGTAAATACCGTGACTAAGATACTTCCATTGATTTGTATTGCAGAATGGGATTGAAAAGAAATTTGTCTGTTGCTGAGATTGTGGAGCAGGCTGTTTTTGCAAGGCGCTTGCTTTCTCAGGAAGTAGGCACCATTACAAACGTTGTATTTATGGTAAGTTTATGGTTTGGAGTTGCTTGTATTTATCTGTCATATCTAATGGCCCCGTGGATCAAGAAGTTGGTAAATTGCATGTTTCGTATTGGCTCTACCAGAAACTGCGGAGCGATTTATATGTTTGAGAGAGTGTTAGCCTAAGACATGTATTGGGTTCGGATTTCCCTATTTGTACTTATTGTCTATCTTGGTGTTATCGTTGAGAATTGGCACAATGAAAGTAGCAACTTGGGAAAGGCTATTGTTATTGTTGAGAACTGGCACAATGGAAGTAGCAACTTAGGAAAGGGCTATTAGTGTCATTAAATGTTACCTGTTTCACATTATAAAATGGAATAAAGTACATATGCTAAATGTTAGCAAGTGCAAGTTGACCAAAGTAGGCTTCTACGCGCTTCAAGAGGTAAGCAATGTCTCATGTCCTATGTCGGATACACAGGCTGTGGAGTGACTTATAAATTAGAGTGGCTCCCCGACTTAATAGATTAGTCCTTTGTGTAAGGATTTTTTTCCTTGCTCTCGTGATTTGAATACCTTTGTCATTTTCCATCCATATTAATATTTCCAACAAGTTCGCATTAATATTGGGAGGATTTTACTTTAAAACATCAGTATTGTACTTCTCACAAAATCATTTGTCAAATATATCCCTGACTTAGGGAATGGGCGAACCACTTCACAACATCGAGAATGTTATTAAAGCTGCAGACATTATGGTTGACAATCAAGGCCTTCAATTCAGTCCTCGTAAGGTTACCATTTCAACCAGCGGGCTAGTTCCTCAAATAAGACGTGTACTGAAAGAATCAAACTGTGCATTAGCTGTCAGCTTAAATGCTACAACAGATGAGGTGCGTGCTCTCGGTCTCATTCTCTTTCAAGACGAATTTACTGGTTGATGATTCTTAACCAAATGGGAGAAACTAACCAGGTTAGAAATTGGGTCATGCCGATAAACCGGAAGTATAACCTCAGCTTGCTTCTGGGCACCCTTCGAGAAGAGCTTAGTTTTAAACACGACTACAAGGTCTTGTTCGAATATGTAATGCTTTGTGGAGTAAATGACAGGTCGTGTATCCTTTGAGTGCCATTCATATTTTTCTCTGGAGTTTCCATGTTTCAATAAACTTTTACCGTTTCTTTACACAGTATTGATGATGCAAAGAGATTAATCGAACTTGTCCGAGGAATTCCGTGCAAGATCAATCTCCTTTCTTTCAATCCTCATTGTGGATCACAGTTTAAGCCAACAAAAGAAGAGAAGATGATAGAGTTTAGAAATGTACTTGCTGAAGCAGGGTGCGTTGTTTTTCTAAGAATGAGTAGAGGCGATGATCGGATGGCTGCCTGCGGCCAGCTTGGCGAGCCGGGTGAAATCCAGGCCCCCCTGTTTAAAGTTCCAGCTAAATTTCAAGCTGCACTGGAGGCTGTAGCTTGAACATGCCTTTTTTTGTGCGTTGTCTTTTGGACAGTTTGTGCAAGAATAACTTATCATGTTTCATAGGTGGACGTAACGCATAAGATTTTATCCACACTTTTCTCTCCATGGGAAGATGTTATGTTTGTGCTACTTCGTTATAATGAGAACATTTCAGAATGTGAATGTGAAACTGATAAATAGTAGTTAAATGTCTGCTTAGAAGCTTCTGATATTTTAACTTATTTTACTCCTTTTCTTCTTCAAATGTTGTCCCCATAAGAAGCGTGCCATCAGAATCAAGTGTACACAACAAACTCATATAAATCTTGCCAAATAGAAGAGGTTAACAGAAACTACAAGTTAGCTCCAtcggtattttttttaaaaaacagatG harbors:
- the LOC140964511 gene encoding uncharacterized protein isoform X2, translating into MEISLGRLGGGGSPWIRRQLQVLRSMIPPTSFHSLFIAPRSCSHGRSLSMSRAVTCSKENSQIPMKGSKVLLKGMKYPELEKWVQSHGYRPAQAMMLWKRLYGNNLWVHNYEELEGLNKDLKRMLSEHADFKTLHLKDMLTASDGTKKILFTLEDGLVIETVVIPCRGGRNTVCVSSQVGCAMNCQFCYTGRMGLKRNLSVAEIVEQAVFARRLLSQEVGTITNVVFMGMGEPLHNIENVIKAADIMVDNQGLQFSPRKVTISTSGLVPQIRRVLKESNCALAVSLNATTDEVRNWVMPINRKYNLSLLLGTLREELSFKHDYKVLFEYVMLCGVNDSIDDAKRLIELVRGIPCKINLLSFNPHCGSQFKPTKEEKMIEFRNVLAEAGCVVFLRMSRGDDRMAACGQLGEPGEIQAPLFKVPAKFQAALEAVA
- the LOC140964511 gene encoding uncharacterized protein isoform X1 → MEISLGRLGGGGSPWIRRQLQVLRSMIPPTSFHSLFIAPRSCSHGRSLSMSRAVTCQSSPTSSGSKENSQIPMKGSKVLLKGMKYPELEKWVQSHGYRPAQAMMLWKRLYGNNLWVHNYEELEGLNKDLKRMLSEHADFKTLHLKDMLTASDGTKKILFTLEDGLVIETVVIPCRGGRNTVCVSSQVGCAMNCQFCYTGRMGLKRNLSVAEIVEQAVFARRLLSQEVGTITNVVFMGMGEPLHNIENVIKAADIMVDNQGLQFSPRKVTISTSGLVPQIRRVLKESNCALAVSLNATTDEVRNWVMPINRKYNLSLLLGTLREELSFKHDYKVLFEYVMLCGVNDSIDDAKRLIELVRGIPCKINLLSFNPHCGSQFKPTKEEKMIEFRNVLAEAGCVVFLRMSRGDDRMAACGQLGEPGEIQAPLFKVPAKFQAALEAVA